The genomic window CTGAACCTAAATGATTGGTTGTTGAAACTCAGAGATGCCACCTGACATACCTTTCAGAATGAATGACAATCTGATTAATCTTCTCAACTTGTGAACTAAATGATTATGATTGTTTCTTCTCATAGCGTGCCAAGCACAGAACAAGGGGACAAGGATGACATTTACCAGTTCGGCCTAATTCTTCTGGAAGTAATCACAGGCAAGCCAACAGAGTCCCCAAAAGACCTGGACTCCCTGAAAACTCAGGTAAATTGAGAATGGTTTCACATCAGAGTGAAAAACACCTCACACCAGCAAATACCTAACCTTTTTACTCCTTCTCAAAACTAGATAAGTGAAGCTATAGCTGAAGACCCAGATTTATTGAAAGACATGGCGGACCCGACGATCCGCGGAACGTTTGCCGTCGAGTCGCTGAGCACGGTGGCCGAGATAGCACTCAACTGCACTGCCAGTGACACAAGCAGCCGGCCCTCCATTGAGGACGTCCTCTGGAACCTGCAGTACTCCATGCAGGTGCAGGACGGATGGGCAAGCAGCGAGAGCCTGAGCATGAGCACCAGATCACAGGGGTGAGTAAGCAAAAAAAGAGGCAATTTCACTTCTCCGAGTCAAGCAAAAAGATGCAATTTCACTTTCAGATTGGTTGCGATTTTGCTGTAAAAGGGTGGGTGTGTTGTTCTGTTTCGTTCCTTTTCCTGCGATTTTGCTGTGGGAAAGGTGTGTGTGTTCGTCCTTTTCCTCGTGTATAgaagttctctttttttttttttcccttgttgCTCAAAGTTGTAACTTTCCATCCAGCTAGAGCAATTAAGACCAAAATTATTGGACCAATATTACTTATGGTGATCTGGGGACAGCATTTACATCTCCACCAAACGAAAGAGGACACATGAATTCCACAGGAACCCACATAAGTTACAGGATTTTGCATACAAAACAGTACAGTACCTAATTACCTATGTTTCATCACAAATTACCTTCAGAATATTTGACAAATAACGAGCAAAACATTTAAAAGAAACCAAACCTTTTGAGTCTGAAATAAGGATCCATTTCAACAAAAATCCTAATTAACCATCCACACAGTGTACCAtcacatgaaaaagaaaaaaaataaacataaagaGTACACAACCATAACCAACACTTCAAATAATCTGCAAACGCAAGCTGCTAAAGTCATAAACTGAACAGTCATCTAAACAGTTCACAAGTCCAAAACACGACTTCAAAAGTTCTTCTTATTATGATAATTCATCCGGCCACCAACACCGCTCAGGCGGCGCTGGAgaaggacggcgcggcggcgtcgccgtcgccggagcctgaagcggcggcggtggcggtagcCTCCAACTCCAGCACCTTCATGGCCTCAGCAACCTTGTCCCGGAGAGTATCTGGAGACTCTACGAGGTTCAGAACTTCAGTCTTGTCCAGCTCAAGCAGCATCCCAGTCACCTTATAAGCTTTCTCGTTCACCAGCTCTTCGACGAGCGGGAACAACATGTCGCCAAGAATCTGTACATCAGAAATGGGAAAATTTAAGCATTGGTGAAGTTGTAGTCTAACTGTcaataagaaaacaaaaatgcTATGTCCAACCATCAGAAATGTGCAAGAATTTCATGACTAGAATAGAAATTGGAGTAAGGTAATAACAATTCAAAATAATGATTTGTCGTGTACCAAAAGTTCTTTTTTAACTCATAACAAGTCATGGTTTATACTAATTGAATGCTCTCTTTAAACCACCACTTTAGTTCTGGGATGTAAAAGGAATCATTGTAGTCTAGAAATTGCCACATTATCAATAATTGTATATCCTACATTGGCAAGAATCAAGCTTGGTCTGTACATAGTCGAGAAGTGAAATTTAGTATAATTTTAAGGTGAGAAAAAATCCTCATAGCAAGGATTTCTAACTGATATATATACATCAATAAAAGACTAAACTGAAAAACAATCTAGGATTCGCTACAGATGCTTTTGTAACAATAATTGCGTAAGAAAACATGTATCAAAACGTAAAACAAAACATGCTCCAGATCTATTCAATCTTTCATAACATGGTTGATTTGacttatataatttttcaaaaattgaaGTTTGACCATAAGAATTATTTCGCAATGCTGTTCCACATGTTGATGACCAAGTAGTTTATAATCTATGAAATTGTTCAAGCATGTACAGAAAGCAGAGCATAAACATCCATACCTCTCGTTGTTGTTCCGGGTTCGCAGAAGCTAAGGAAGTCTGAAGGTTATTGCTTGGAGCTTGCAATTCCCCCACAGGCACCACATGCTTGACAGCTTGTTGCATTGGCTGCATTGGGCTAGAGAAGCGATGGTGCTGATGCAGCATTGCTGGGTTGGCCACACCATTCCTACGATTTGGCATGTGTCTGAAGCCCTGGTTGGCATTTTGATGAAACATCTACAAAGTAACAAGCAACGATGTTAAGTGAAGTGAATCCTAGTTAATTATTAAttgctccctccattttaaattaGTACATCTCTTTCTAGACTTatcctaagtcaaacattttagtttttgacaatcattttttataaactcGTATAGTTTGACATCATAAGATTCGTGAATTTAGATTCAATACCttcataatataaaattttcttgTTAAACTAcactgttttttaaaaaataatggtaaaaaataaacatgtttaacTTAGAGAAACCTAGAATGATAATCAATTTTAAACGGGGGAGTAGCTTAGAGACAAACCTAGAATGATAATCAATTTTAAACGGGGGAGTAGCTGAAGTTGGGGCTTGACAACATTAGCAAAATAAGTAGATATAATAAGTGGATACAATTAGGTGCTGGATCTATTgtgttaaaaaagaaaaaaaatatgacaatgaTTTTTAGCCAACAGGAATACCTGGTGAGGATTATGCATCTGTCTAGGCATTCCTCCATGCGGAGGACCACTCCTCTGGCCAGGGTGCCTTTGCATGTTATATGGCACCATCATGTTTGGAACAAAATTTGGTTGGAACCCAAAGcctgcaggtggtggtggtggtgggaacAAGGCAGGCACACCATGGCCAAAATTGAAGTGATGGGGAGAAATGTTTGGTCCTAATGTAGGTGCCATTGTTGCTAGGGCTCTAACACGAGCAAAATGTGCCTAGCAAACAAAGAAGATATATAAGAATATCAAGCTTAACAAACGACCTTTGTAACATGGAAAAGTTCTATGTTAGCATAGCAAACTTAGTATTAAGTGTCaatgttaagaaaaaaaatgtactttCAGTTGATTTTTTCATTAATTACAAAACTCACAAGCCGAAGATAACAAGATGTACAAAACCTACcctaaaaatcaaattcaaatgtAATAGAGTTAGTACATACTGCTAAAAATgcctttctctcctccttccgtTGAGCTACGGCAACATATAATGGCTTTTTCCCAACCATTTTCCCGTTCATTTTTAAAATctgtaatatttttaaaaatattaattgcaTAATAATTTAGAACTATGGAATTGGGAGTATGAGGATAGCAACAAAAGAATCATTTTTTAACATACAGCATTGTTAGCGTCTTCAACAGTTGCAAAAGATACAAATCCACAACCCTTGCTCCTTCCATGCGAATCAAGCATGACCTACAACAATTGTAACATGGCATTATATATGGAAGCGTAAAACAAATGACAACTCACTAACAGTAAGCATAACATCAAACAAAGTAAAACAAATAGAGAACATACCTTGCATGATGCTACCTCACCAAAACATTCAAACAACTTCCTAAGATGTTCATCATTGATGTCATCATCCAAATTCTTCAAGTATAGATTGACTGTTTGAAGCTTCTCAAATTTCTGATTTTTGTCATGCTCAAATTTCGCTTTTAACTCAGCTTGTCTTTCTGATTTTTTCTGAGCCCTTCCAACATATAACACCATATCACCAATGGACTTCCCATTGAGATTTCTAACTGCATTTCTAGCACATTCTGATTTCTCAAAGTTTACAAACCCAAAGCATCTCGACAATCCATTTGCATCTCTCATGACAATAGCACTAGTAATTGCACCAAATGATGAAAACTCATTTAGCAAATCGTCATCACTAAAATGTTTTGGTAAATTTTTCACATATACATTAGTAAAGTTGTTGGCGTCTCCAGTGTGTTCTCTCTCCTGCCTACGCATGAACAAtccaacaaatattttttggcCATTAGCCAACATACCATTTAGGCCATTGATAGCATCCTTAGCAGACGACTCGCTCTCAAATTGTATAAATCCATAACCCTTTGACTTTCCATTGAAATCTGTGGCAACCTTGCTGGAGAGGATTGCGCCAAAAGACAAAAACATTTCATACAAACTCTTGTTGTCAATATTCGGTTCAAGATTTTTTATAAACACATTGGCAAGTCCACTTTTTCGCAGAGTTGGATCTCTATTCGAAAACATGACTCTGATTGGTTTCCCATTGACAACGGTGAAGTTTAGATTTTCCATGGCACGGGTAGCTGCAATCAATCAAACTAAATTAAAGAGATCCTAATAAATTAATAAGGTGCAATTAGTGGTgtcaaactctcaaaatacaaaatacaatgaaaaaaaacaaagatgcATAGTATAAAActcaacaaaataaaatttccCTTCTTTTCGAATTAAGGTACCACAACATATAGTTTCATAAGAAAAAACCAATACTcacaattacttcctccgtttcacaatgtaagtcattttagcattttccatatttatattcatgttaataaatctagatattatatatgtctagattcattaacatcaatatgaatatgggaaatgctagaatgacttacattgtaaaacggaaggagtaacaTGGAACCATTGTACTCAACTATATAATATATCGTAGCCAACAGCCCAACACTCAAAAGTGATCACcccattaaaaaattaaaataaatataacatattaattaaacttacaATATTATCATAACAGTAGTAAGTATGCTACTCCATACGAACTGAttataaacaaacaaaattaacaaCATTTCGCGCACAAATAATAaataggtacaatagcagatcGACTATACATACAAACTAGTAATAATAACCAAAGAGATAGGCCGATCCGTAAGCTAAACAAAGCGATAAACCTCCATAATCAACAATAGATCGACCATACGAAGTGATCACGTAAACCCAAAACTTCATCATCAGGAAAATAAATCTTAAAGTTAAAGCCGATCGATCACTAAACCCTGTCTGATCAGAATTCTGAACCTCGAAGCACATGAGGAAACACTAACCGTCTTCACGCGACATGAAGTTGACGTAGCCATATCCCAAGGACttgctgccgccggcgatgtCGCGGCACACATAGGCGGACGCGACGGGCGCCACCTGGGAGAAGAGCGCCACGAGCTGGTCCTCCCCGACGCTCGCCTCCAGGTCTCCCACGTACAGCGacgcgccggtggcggcggcggccgccggggcCGTCTGATCACCCcccgccccctccgccgccgccgccgcctcgggagCCGGATCGCCGGCTAGCGGCTgagacgccgccgcggcggaagCAGGCGCGGGAGGAGACGGCTGATCTACAACCGATGACGAAGGCGTGGGGATCGCCATTGCGAAGGACCCGCggatcggcggtggcggcgcgggtcTAGGGTTTGGTCCGACGCGTCGCCGACTTCTTCCGTTACGACGCTCTTCTctccctattttttttctttattttcttttcacccCGGGTGGGGATTTTTCTGGGGGGTTGCAGAGCCTCGCCGCCGGTTTATATATATCGGCGGCGGAGTGGTAGGTGGGCCCACGGCTCAGTGTCAGAGTCGGTAATCCGGTACGACCGCGTACGGAGGCAGGTGGGGCCCAGGTATCAGTGAGACACCAGGACTCcggttgtttctttttttttttttgggctaaCCGGGCGCATGCCTTGCATGGTTCGGGGGACGGGTTCGGGTGCGGTGCGGAGGCGGGGTGCAGTTATTTCGTGTTCCGCTCTCGTTTGTTTCCCGGAGTCGTTTCAGAGAATCAAGATGAGACGCCTCAGACGAGTAAGGGATGAAAACGGGTCAGGTTTGGTCGGATCTTACTTTTCCTATATCCTAACTCATATTTTATAATCGGAATTGGGTTGAAAACGGATAGTATCGAATACGGATTCAAACTCGGATAATGTCGGACAAAAATACGGAACGAATAAGTATCAAAACGGATATGTATTGGTTACGGATATTTATTCGGATATTAAGTCGAAGCAACAATCTTGTATATCACATAGACAATAACCATTTAACAATTCCCATATATCTGTAATACGATTATATTAGGCCATTAGGACCTTAG from Oryza glaberrima chromosome 6, OglaRS2, whole genome shotgun sequence includes these protein-coding regions:
- the LOC127776816 gene encoding uncharacterized protein LOC127776816 isoform X2; translation: MAIPTPSSSVVDQPSPPAPASAAAASQPLAGDPAPEAAAAAEGAGGDQTAPAAAAATGASLYVGDLEASVGEDQLVALFSQVAPVASAYVCRDIAGGSKSLGYGYVNFMSREDATRAMENLNFTVVNGKPIRVMFSNRDPTLRKSGLANVFIKNLEPNIDNKSLYEMFLSFGAILSSKVATDFNGKSKGYGFIQFESESSAKDAINGLNGMLANGQKIFVGLFMRRQEREHTGDANNFTNVYVKNLPKHFSDDDLLNEFSSFGAITSAIVMRDANGLSRCFGFVNFEKSECARNAVRNLNGKSIGDMVLYVGRAQKKSERQAELKAKFEHDKNQKFEKLQTVNLYLKNLDDDINDEHLRKLFECFGEVASCKVMLDSHGRSKGCGFVSFATVEDANNAAHFARVRALATMAPTLGPNISPHHFNFGHGVPALFPPPPPPAGFGFQPNFVPNMMVPYNMQRHPGQRSGPPHGGMPRQMHNPHQMFHQNANQGFRHMPNRRNGVANPAMLHQHHRFSSPMQPMQQAVKHVVPVGELQAPSNNLQTSLASANPEQQREILGDMLFPLVEELVNEKAYKVTGMLLELDKTEVLNLVESPDTLRDKVAEAMKVLELEATATAAASGSGDGDAAAPSFSSAA
- the LOC127776816 gene encoding uncharacterized protein LOC127776816 isoform X1, with protein sequence MAIPTPSSSVVDQPSPPAPASAAAASQPLAGDPAPEAAAAAEGAGGDQTAPAAAAATGASLYVGDLEASVGEDQLVALFSQVAPVASAYVCRDIAGGSKSLGYGYVNFMSREDATRAMENLNFTVVNGKPIRVMFSNRDPTLRKSGLANVFIKNLEPNIDNKSLYEMFLSFGAILSSKVATDFNGKSKGYGFIQFESESSAKDAINGLNGMLANGQKIFVGLFMRRQEREHTGDANNFTNVYVKNLPKHFSDDDLLNEFSSFGAITSAIVMRDANGLSRCFGFVNFEKSECARNAVRNLNGKSIGDMVLYVGRAQKKSERQAELKAKFEHDKNQKFEKLQTVNLYLKNLDDDINDEHLRKLFECFGEVASCKVMLDSHGRSKGCGFVSFATVEDANNAILKMNGKMVGKKPLYVAVAQRKEERKAFLAAHFARVRALATMAPTLGPNISPHHFNFGHGVPALFPPPPPPAGFGFQPNFVPNMMVPYNMQRHPGQRSGPPHGGMPRQMHNPHQMFHQNANQGFRHMPNRRNGVANPAMLHQHHRFSSPMQPMQQAVKHVVPVGELQAPSNNLQTSLASANPEQQREILGDMLFPLVEELVNEKAYKVTGMLLELDKTEVLNLVESPDTLRDKVAEAMKVLELEATATAAASGSGDGDAAAPSFSSAA